The Lebetimonas natsushimae genomic sequence TAATCAGGTAGCAAACATAAATGCTGTTGATGCTACAACAATTGTGGTTCAGCCTTGGGATAAATCAATAATTAAAGATATTGAAAAAGCAATCCAAGAGGCAAATGTCGGTGCTAATCCGAATAACGACGGAGATACAATTAAAATGTATTTTCCCCCAATGACAGAGGAAGAAAGAAAAAAACAGGCTAAAAAAGCTAAAGAATTTGCTGAAAAAGCAAAAATTGCAATCAGAAACGTAAGACGCGAAGCAAATGATAAAATTAAAAAAATGTTTAAAGACAAAGAAATCACTGAAGATGATGAAAGAAGAGGACTTGAAAAAGTTCAAGAAATTACTGATAACTTTATAGCGAAAGTAGATGAAACAGTAAATAAAAAAATTGATGAAGTTATGAAAGTATAAAAAATGAATGTAAAAGATATTTATGAAAAACATGGAGCCTTACTTAAAGGTCATTTTCTTTTAAGCAGTGGAAAACACAGCCCTTATTATCTACAAAGTGCAAGAGTTTTAGAATATCCAGAAGTTGCAGAAGAGTTGGCAAAAGCTCTTGCAAAAGAGATTATAGAAGCAGGAATCAA encodes the following:
- the frr gene encoding ribosome recycling factor, which codes for MMEKVYEFAKDHMQKSIDVLKKDLNTLRTGKVSIHVLDGVKVEYYGTPTPLNQVANINAVDATTIVVQPWDKSIIKDIEKAIQEANVGANPNNDGDTIKMYFPPMTEEERKKQAKKAKEFAEKAKIAIRNVRREANDKIKKMFKDKEITEDDERRGLEKVQEITDNFIAKVDETVNKKIDEVMKV